In Pelorhabdus rhamnosifermentans, the sequence TGAAACGGCGGCAAAATATGGTGTGCAATTTCCTGGCGATTTGCAAATAAATGAAAAACTACTGAAAGAGGCTAAAGAAGACAAAGAAACTTGTCCAAAATGTAATAAAGTATCAGCTAAAGAGGAATTGCTTGCAACTGGCTGCCCGTGGTGCGGATGGATAAGCGCCCGGGCATTGCAAGCATTGTCAGCACATTGATGGTACATAGTGAGAGTGGAGGGATAAGAAAATGCGTGAGCGAAAAAAACAAAAAGATAATGATTCTCAAGATAAACTAGGTGTTTCGGTAAACTTAGGAGGTATTCAGGGTATTTTCCAGGGATTAACCAATCTGATTCAAACGCTTGAAAAAATGGACAGTAGCGGTCAAAGTGAAATATCTCGGAAGGGAAACCTAAAGGGCCTGAGCAAGGATGGATTAAAAGGCGTTTATGGTTTTAGTGTTAAACTGGGAGGGTGTGGTTCACCTGTAGTTGAAAAGTTCGGAAACATTAAGGAAAGTGATGACGGCCCAGTAATTGAAGAGGTCCGGGAGCCGATCACTGATTTATTTGTAGAAGAGACGCATGTGCTTGTAGTAGCTGAATTGCCAGGCGTAACTGAAGGTGAGATTGTCGTAGAGTTGAAGAAAGATGCTTTGCTAATTAGTGCAATGTCCCAGGGTGTGCCCGGACGGAAATATGCAAAAGAAGTGTTGTTAAGTGTTCCTATTGATCCGAATTCTTTAGTAAAACATTATAATAACGGCATTTTGGAAGTCAAATTGGCACGGGTAAA encodes:
- a CDS encoding gas vesicle protein; its protein translation is MVPTKSTGGISLLDVVERILDKGIVINADISVTLVGVELLGIKLRATIASFETAAKYGVQFPGDLQINEKLLKEAKEDKETCPKCNKVSAKEELLATGCPWCGWISARALQALSAH
- the hsp20 gene encoding archaeal heat shock protein Hsp20 → MRERKKQKDNDSQDKLGVSVNLGGIQGIFQGLTNLIQTLEKMDSSGQSEISRKGNLKGLSKDGLKGVYGFSVKLGGCGSPVVEKFGNIKESDDGPVIEEVREPITDLFVEETHVLVVAELPGVTEGEIVVELKKDALLISAMSQGVPGRKYAKEVLLSVPIDPNSLVKHYNNGILEVKLARV